From one Oncorhynchus clarkii lewisi isolate Uvic-CL-2024 chromosome 6, UVic_Ocla_1.0, whole genome shotgun sequence genomic stretch:
- the LOC139411483 gene encoding DNA-binding protein RFX7-like isoform X4, which produces MTEDQQQHDQLPKLGSGISTLPSLVPGLQGTEANALQLKIKNSICKSVQSKVDNILKDVETFTDIEKLYLYLKLPSGPSNSEKSDQSSMSSSRTQQMHAFNWIRNHLEEHPETSLPKQEVYDEYKSYCDNLCYHPLSAADFGKIMKNVFPNMKARRLGMRGKSKYCYSGLRKKAFVHMPSLPNLELHKTGDGCEVLEASGQLCSAEEEVRSAACGLVCEWAQKVLSRQFDAVEDLARFLLNSHYIGTKSVAALTVMTGTPTGVKTPLPSSAFAPTAEAHSFQSQVKTLPSPSIDAKQQLQRKIQKKQQEQMLHSPLPGEAQARRADGGTPGVGSITCRSPALLSPHPTIGIMVAAVPSPITVQRSRQLMSPSPVGTSEGKILPVNFQVVTQSMQPVKCPKTPQNIPASPVGDRSARHRYAQILPKPSATSAITLRSPPTLLITNSPIKTVMQPTPHISSVNLVKMTTISLAPNCSTTTTLTNTTLRPASAGMGSTVALEESRPSPRARSGSAAPILSPLARSGRATTTPTIDIKMMEGEAISEGSPVLGASRLTMAQEATGGQRAGGAVPRAASVPTPHTKGSLGLEAMAGTKCNVKSSLSNNPVAATTGSNNNTNNESTLYLTVSNQNTSTTLSPNGGTVATSLIASKSPRKRPGIGPEFYPTPVKRVFISQQPLGGSDGYRHGIGAGVKKLPRAGTPVRPESAPAIGKVTVKLNSTVPTRILSLSDSPIGTRGFQTVVKPQNSVQRRDTPTTMDTSSIGNVSAPAGHARIQHQQHMTGNMQSMPNSSALLEQSAVSDLRNTMWVGGQLEGGKQPQQQAYAQQITDHKQASTPVMEPLAMMGQAPDSSQLSMQTNMDYFHFNDDDMTQDSIVEELVQMEEQMKLNSSLQAFGADVTVQGHQSVIQGNMMSSNQTVTPYYQSVHSSTTPVHTPTPTPTPTSELMGGGQGLTRESPCSRMAPTTPVDSALGSSRHTPIGTPHSNCSGSVPPSPVECRNPFAFTPINSSITGYHDGSIVSSSPVKPMQRPMATHPDKAKLEWMNNGYNNSGGNSINGISILPSYQDLVDDHFRKPHAFAIPGQSYQSQTRHYGRLTPISPVQQQAASMANLNKQEGFAVPAPLDNKATSTSSAGGTFRCRSVSPAVRQRNLSGNQGLQNIPRTVVSPFTSPVIPEMINIFANSHGDVSVSSMAQRSQSVPVNVMMQTEVLPMQGQTNSKKITNVLLSKMDGDSDDAVRGLGINNLPSNYTARMNLTQILETTPSFPSSANYQTLTSNAPNAYEFQKPGYLMKNSRNEQMSLSAGDSQAQSATGEEQHQQSQPMLLAQKLQQQQLDFSTTVKDLLADGSLTPGNRLVRQVSELNAVGSDFRLTSDLSSSINDLNNLDTNLLFDPNQQQGQYEDSTLEELKNDPLFQQICSETANSNGFDWLESKDQPTVGLMG; this is translated from the exons TAAATCTGTACAGTCAAAGGTGGACAATATTTTG AAAGATGTGGAGACGTTTACAGACATCGAGAAACTCTACCTCTACCTTAAGTTGCCTTCTGGTCCCAGCAACAGTGAAAAAAG TGATCAGAGCTCCATGTCATCAAGCCGCACTCAGCAGATGCACGCGTTCAACTGGATCCGCAATCACCTAGAGGAACACCCAGAAACCTCTCTGCCAAAACAGGAGGTCTATGACGAGTACAA gAGCTATTGTGACAATCTCTGCTACCACCCATTGAGTGCGGCGGACTTTGGAAAGATCATGAAAAATGTATTTCCAAACATGAAGGCCCGTCGACTTGGCATGAGAGGCAAATCAAA ATACTGCTATAGTGGACTGAGGAAGAAAGCCTTTGTCCACATGCCATCTTTACCGAACCTGGAGTTACATAAAACAGGGGACGGG TGTGAGGTGCTGGAGGCCTCAGGTCAGCTGTGCAGTGCGGAGGAAGAGGTGCGCTCTGCGGCCTGTGGCCTGGTGTGTGAGTGGGCCCAGAAGGTGCTGAGTCGCCAGTTTGATGCTGTGGAGGACCTGGCTCGCTTCCTCCTCAACAGCCACTACATCGGCACCAAATCTGTGGCAGCCCTCACGGTCATGACTGGTACACCAACAG GAGTTAAAACGCCACTCCCATCCTCAGCATTTGCACCCACAGCTGAAGCCCACTCCTTCCAGTCCCAAGTGAAGACCCTGCCCTCTCCCTCCATCGATGCCAAGCAGCAGCTCCAGCGGAAGATCCAGAAGAAGCAGCAGGAGCAGATGCTGCACTCCCCCCTCCCCGGAGAGGCTCAGGCCAGGCGGGCTGACGGGGGCACGCCTGGGGTCGGCTCCATTACCTGTAGAAGCCCAGCCCTGCTctccccacatcccaccattggCATTATGGTAGCTGCAGTCCCCAGCCCCATCACG GTACAAAGGAGCAGGCAGCTGATGTCCCCCAGTCCTGTGGGAACTTCGGAGGGCAAGATTCTGCCTGTCAACTTCCAAGTGGTGACCCAGTCAATGCAGCCTGTCAAGTGTCCCAAGACCCCTCAGAATATCCCAGCCAGCCCTGTGGGGGACCGCTCTGCCCGGCACCGGTATGCCCAGATCCTGCCTAAACCCTCAGCCACCAGCGCCATCACCCTGCGCTCGCCCCCCACCCTGCTCATCACCAACAGCCCCATCAAGACCGTGATGCAGCCCACACCCCACATCAGCTCTGTCAACTTGGTCAAGATGACTACCATATCCCTGGCTCCCAACTGCAGTACTACAACCACCCTAACCAACACCACCTTAAGGCCTGCCTCTGCTGGCATGGGCAGCACTGTAGCCCTGGAGGAGAGCAGACCCAGCCCACGGGCCAGGAGTGGCTCTGCGGCCCCCATCCTGTCCCCCTTAGCCAGGTCAGGCCGggccaccaccacccctaccatcGACATCAAGATGATGGAGGGTGAAGCCATAAGTGAGGGCAGTCCGGTCCTGGGTGCTAGCAGGCTTACTATGGCTCAGGAAGCTACAGGGGGGCAGAGGGCTGGAGGAGCTGTACCAAGGGCTGCCAGTGTGCCCACGCCTCACACTAAAGGCTCCCTGGGACTGGAGGCAATGGCTGGAACCAAATGCAACGTAAAGTCCTCTTTGAGCAACAACCCTGTGGCAGCTACAACTGGTAGCAATAATAACACCAATAACGAAAGCACTTTGTATTTGACGGTCTCCAATCAGAATACCAGCACCACTCTGTCACCCAATGGCGGCACTGTTGCCACATCACTCATCGCCTCCAAGAGCCCCAGGAAGCGCCCAGGCATCGGCCCAGAGTTTTATCCCACGCCTGTCAAAAGGGTCTTCATCTCCCAGCAGCCTCTTGGGGGTTCCGATGGTTACAGACATGGGATTGGTGCAGGAGTGAAGAAACTCCCCAGGGCAGGAACCCCGGTCAGACCTGAAAGTGCACCAGCCATCGGTAAAGTTACTGTGAAACTGAACTCCACTGTCCCAACTCGAATCCTGTCACTCTCTGATTCCCCTATCGGAACCAGAGGCTTCCAGACTGTTGTCAAGCCACAGAACTCCGTGCAGAGAAGAGACACTCCGACCACCATGGACACTAGTAGCATCGGCAACGTTAGTGCCCCGGCTGGTCATGCACGAATTCAGCACCAGCAGCACATGACGGGTAACATGCAATCCATGCCCAACAGCTCTGCCCTACTGGAGCAGTCTGCTGTGAGTGACCTAAGGAACACCATGTGGGTCGGGGGCCAGCTGGAGGGAGGTAAACAACCGCAGCAGCAGGCCTACGCCCAGCAGATCACAGACCACAAGCAGGCATCCACACCGGTCATGGAGCCCCTGGCCATGATGGGCCAGGCCCCAGACTCTAGCCAGCTCTCCATGCAGACAAACATGGACTACTTCCATTTCAATGATGACGATATGACCCAGGACAGCATTGTGGAGGAGCTGGTGCAGATGGAGGAGCAGATGAAGCTCAACAGCAGTCTGCAGGCCTTCGGAGCTGATGTGACGGTGCAAGGCCATCAGTCTGTAATACAGGGCAACATGATGTCCTCCAACCAGACAGTGACCCCTTACTACCAATCAGTACACAGCAGCACCACCCCTGTCCACACCCCCACCCCGACTCCCACACCCACCTCTGAGTTGATGGGAGGAGGCCAGGGCTTGACCAGGGAGAGTCCCTGCTCCCGCATGGCCCCTACCACCCCGGTGGACAGTGCCCTGGGGAGCAGCCGACACACCCCCATCGGCACTCCACACTCCAACTGCAGCGGCAGCGTGCCCCCCAGCCCTGTGGAGTGCAGGAACCCCTTTGCCTTCACTCCCATTAACTCCAGCATTACAGGCTACCACGACGGCAGCATTGTCTCCAGTAGCCCCGTCAAGCCCATGCAGAGGCCCATGGCTACTCACCCAGACAAGGCCAAACTGGAGTGGATGAACAATGGTTACAACAACAGCGGGGGGAACTCCATCAACGGCATCAGTATCCTCCCCAGCTATCAGGACCTGGTTGACGACCACTTCCGGAAGCCCCATGCCTTCGCCATCCCTGGCCAGTCCTATCAGTCTCAGACGCGGCACTACGGCCGCCTGACACCCATCTCTCCGGTGCAGCAGCAGGCAGCCAGTATGGCCAACCTGAACAAGCAGGAGGGCTTCGCTGTGCCCGCCCCTCTGGACAACAAGGCCACCAGCACATCCTCAGCAGGCGGGACCTTCCGCTGTCGTAGTGTGAGCCCTGCCGTGCGACAGCGAAACCTGAGTGGCAACCAGGGCCTGCAGAACATCCCCCGAACAGTAGTATCCCCGTTCACCTCCCCCGTGATCCCCGAGATGATCAACATCTTCGCCAACAGCCATGGGGACGTCAGCGTCAGCAGCATGGCACAGAGGAGCCAGTCTGTGCCTGTCAATGTGATGATGCAGACAGAGGTGCTGCCCATGCAGGGCCAGACCAACAGCAAAAAGATCACCAACGTGCTCCTGAGCaagatggacggggacagtgacgACGCGGTGCGGGGCCTGGGCATCAACAACCTGCCGTCCAACTACACAGCCCGCATGAACCTCACCCAGATCTTAGAGACCACGCCCAGCTTCCCCAGCAGTGCCAACTACCAGACTCTGACTTCCAACGCTCCGAATGCGTACGAGTTTCAGAAGCCAGGTTACCTCATGAAGAACTCTAGGAACGAACAGATGAGTCTCTCAGCAGGTGACAGCCAAGCACAATCAGCTACTGGAGAAGAGCAGCATCAGCAGAGCCAGCCTATGCTGCTGGCCCAGAAACTTCAACAGCAGCAGCTAGATTTCAGCACCACTGTTAAAGACCTCTTAGCGGACGGCAGCCTTACTCCTGGCAATCGGCTCGTGAGACAGGTGTCAGAACTCAACGCTGTGGGGTCTGATTTTCGACTGACCTCTGATCTTTCCAGTAGCATCAATGACCTGAACAATTTGGACACAAACCTTCTGTTTGACCCCAATCAGCAGCAGGGACAATATGAAGACTCTACACTGGAGGAACTGAAGAATGATCCGCTGTTCCAGCAGATTTGCAGCGAGACTGCAAATTCCAATGGATTTGATTGGCTGGAAAGTAAAGACCAGCCCACAGTCGGGTTAATGGGTTAA
- the LOC139411483 gene encoding DNA-binding protein RFX7-like isoform X2: protein MTEDQQQHDQLPKLGSGISTLPSLVPGLQGTEANALQLKIKNSICKSVQSKVDNILKDVETFTDIEKLYLYLKLPSGPSNSEKRTERGSASPGELSCDQSSMSSSRTQQMHAFNWIRNHLEEHPETSLPKQEVYDEYKSYCDNLCYHPLSAADFGKIMKNVFPNMKARRLGMRGKSKYCYSGLRKKAFVHMPSLPNLELHKTGDGCEVLEASGQLCSAEEEVRSAACGLVCEWAQKVLSRQFDAVEDLARFLLNSHYIGTKSVAALTVMTGTPTGVKTPLPSSAFAPTAEAHSFQSQVKTLPSPSIDAKQQLQRKIQKKQQEQMLHSPLPGEAQARRADGGTPGVGSITCRSPALLSPHPTIGIMVAAVPSPITVQRSRQLMSPSPVGTSEGKILPVNFQVVTQSMQPVKCPKTPQNIPASPVGDRSARHRYAQILPKPSATSAITLRSPPTLLITNSPIKTVMQPTPHISSVNLVKMTTISLAPNCSTTTTLTNTTLRPASAGMGSTVALEESRPSPRARSGSAAPILSPLARSGRATTTPTIDIKMMEGEAISEGSPVLGASRLTMAQEATGGQRAGGAVPRAASVPTPHTKGSLGLEAMAGTKCNVKSSLSNNPVAATTGSNNNTNNESTLYLTVSNQNTSTTLSPNGGTVATSLIASKSPRKRPGIGPEFYPTPVKRVFISQQPLGGSDGYRHGIGAGVKKLPRAGTPVRPESAPAIGKVTVKLNSTVPTRILSLSDSPIGTRGFQTVVKPQNSVQRRDTPTTMDTSSIGNVSAPAGHARIQHQQHMTGNMQSMPNSSALLEQSAVSDLRNTMWVGGQLEGGKQPQQQAYAQQITDHKQASTPVMEPLAMMGQAPDSSQLSMQTNMDYFHFNDDDMTQDSIVEELVQMEEQMKLNSSLQAFGADVTVQGHQSVIQGNMMSSNQTVTPYYQSVHSSTTPVHTPTPTPTPTSELMGGGQGLTRESPCSRMAPTTPVDSALGSSRHTPIGTPHSNCSGSVPPSPVECRNPFAFTPINSSITGYHDGSIVSSSPVKPMQRPMATHPDKAKLEWMNNGYNNSGGNSINGISILPSYQDLVDDHFRKPHAFAIPGQSYQSQTRHYGRLTPISPVQQQAASMANLNKQEGFAVPAPLDNKATSTSSAGGTFRCRSVSPAVRQRNLSGNQGLQNIPRTVVSPFTSPVIPEMINIFANSHGDVSVSSMAQRSQSVPVNVMMQTEVLPMQGQTNSKKITNVLLSKMDGDSDDAVRGLGINNLPSNYTARMNLTQILETTPSFPSSANYQTLTSNAPNAYEFQKPGYLMKNSRNEQMSLSAGDSQAQSATGEEQHQQSQPMLLAQKLQQQQLDFSTTVKDLLADGSLTPGNRLVRQVSELNAVGSDFRLTSDLSSSINDLNNLDTNLLFDPNQQQGQYEDSTLEELKNDPLFQQICSETANSNGFDWLESKDQPTVGLMG, encoded by the exons TAAATCTGTACAGTCAAAGGTGGACAATATTTTG AAAGATGTGGAGACGTTTACAGACATCGAGAAACTCTACCTCTACCTTAAGTTGCCTTCTGGTCCCAGCAACAGTGAAAAAAG GACTGAGAGAGGGTCTGCCAGTCCTGGAGAACTGTCATG TGATCAGAGCTCCATGTCATCAAGCCGCACTCAGCAGATGCACGCGTTCAACTGGATCCGCAATCACCTAGAGGAACACCCAGAAACCTCTCTGCCAAAACAGGAGGTCTATGACGAGTACAA gAGCTATTGTGACAATCTCTGCTACCACCCATTGAGTGCGGCGGACTTTGGAAAGATCATGAAAAATGTATTTCCAAACATGAAGGCCCGTCGACTTGGCATGAGAGGCAAATCAAA ATACTGCTATAGTGGACTGAGGAAGAAAGCCTTTGTCCACATGCCATCTTTACCGAACCTGGAGTTACATAAAACAGGGGACGGG TGTGAGGTGCTGGAGGCCTCAGGTCAGCTGTGCAGTGCGGAGGAAGAGGTGCGCTCTGCGGCCTGTGGCCTGGTGTGTGAGTGGGCCCAGAAGGTGCTGAGTCGCCAGTTTGATGCTGTGGAGGACCTGGCTCGCTTCCTCCTCAACAGCCACTACATCGGCACCAAATCTGTGGCAGCCCTCACGGTCATGACTGGTACACCAACAG GAGTTAAAACGCCACTCCCATCCTCAGCATTTGCACCCACAGCTGAAGCCCACTCCTTCCAGTCCCAAGTGAAGACCCTGCCCTCTCCCTCCATCGATGCCAAGCAGCAGCTCCAGCGGAAGATCCAGAAGAAGCAGCAGGAGCAGATGCTGCACTCCCCCCTCCCCGGAGAGGCTCAGGCCAGGCGGGCTGACGGGGGCACGCCTGGGGTCGGCTCCATTACCTGTAGAAGCCCAGCCCTGCTctccccacatcccaccattggCATTATGGTAGCTGCAGTCCCCAGCCCCATCACG GTACAAAGGAGCAGGCAGCTGATGTCCCCCAGTCCTGTGGGAACTTCGGAGGGCAAGATTCTGCCTGTCAACTTCCAAGTGGTGACCCAGTCAATGCAGCCTGTCAAGTGTCCCAAGACCCCTCAGAATATCCCAGCCAGCCCTGTGGGGGACCGCTCTGCCCGGCACCGGTATGCCCAGATCCTGCCTAAACCCTCAGCCACCAGCGCCATCACCCTGCGCTCGCCCCCCACCCTGCTCATCACCAACAGCCCCATCAAGACCGTGATGCAGCCCACACCCCACATCAGCTCTGTCAACTTGGTCAAGATGACTACCATATCCCTGGCTCCCAACTGCAGTACTACAACCACCCTAACCAACACCACCTTAAGGCCTGCCTCTGCTGGCATGGGCAGCACTGTAGCCCTGGAGGAGAGCAGACCCAGCCCACGGGCCAGGAGTGGCTCTGCGGCCCCCATCCTGTCCCCCTTAGCCAGGTCAGGCCGggccaccaccacccctaccatcGACATCAAGATGATGGAGGGTGAAGCCATAAGTGAGGGCAGTCCGGTCCTGGGTGCTAGCAGGCTTACTATGGCTCAGGAAGCTACAGGGGGGCAGAGGGCTGGAGGAGCTGTACCAAGGGCTGCCAGTGTGCCCACGCCTCACACTAAAGGCTCCCTGGGACTGGAGGCAATGGCTGGAACCAAATGCAACGTAAAGTCCTCTTTGAGCAACAACCCTGTGGCAGCTACAACTGGTAGCAATAATAACACCAATAACGAAAGCACTTTGTATTTGACGGTCTCCAATCAGAATACCAGCACCACTCTGTCACCCAATGGCGGCACTGTTGCCACATCACTCATCGCCTCCAAGAGCCCCAGGAAGCGCCCAGGCATCGGCCCAGAGTTTTATCCCACGCCTGTCAAAAGGGTCTTCATCTCCCAGCAGCCTCTTGGGGGTTCCGATGGTTACAGACATGGGATTGGTGCAGGAGTGAAGAAACTCCCCAGGGCAGGAACCCCGGTCAGACCTGAAAGTGCACCAGCCATCGGTAAAGTTACTGTGAAACTGAACTCCACTGTCCCAACTCGAATCCTGTCACTCTCTGATTCCCCTATCGGAACCAGAGGCTTCCAGACTGTTGTCAAGCCACAGAACTCCGTGCAGAGAAGAGACACTCCGACCACCATGGACACTAGTAGCATCGGCAACGTTAGTGCCCCGGCTGGTCATGCACGAATTCAGCACCAGCAGCACATGACGGGTAACATGCAATCCATGCCCAACAGCTCTGCCCTACTGGAGCAGTCTGCTGTGAGTGACCTAAGGAACACCATGTGGGTCGGGGGCCAGCTGGAGGGAGGTAAACAACCGCAGCAGCAGGCCTACGCCCAGCAGATCACAGACCACAAGCAGGCATCCACACCGGTCATGGAGCCCCTGGCCATGATGGGCCAGGCCCCAGACTCTAGCCAGCTCTCCATGCAGACAAACATGGACTACTTCCATTTCAATGATGACGATATGACCCAGGACAGCATTGTGGAGGAGCTGGTGCAGATGGAGGAGCAGATGAAGCTCAACAGCAGTCTGCAGGCCTTCGGAGCTGATGTGACGGTGCAAGGCCATCAGTCTGTAATACAGGGCAACATGATGTCCTCCAACCAGACAGTGACCCCTTACTACCAATCAGTACACAGCAGCACCACCCCTGTCCACACCCCCACCCCGACTCCCACACCCACCTCTGAGTTGATGGGAGGAGGCCAGGGCTTGACCAGGGAGAGTCCCTGCTCCCGCATGGCCCCTACCACCCCGGTGGACAGTGCCCTGGGGAGCAGCCGACACACCCCCATCGGCACTCCACACTCCAACTGCAGCGGCAGCGTGCCCCCCAGCCCTGTGGAGTGCAGGAACCCCTTTGCCTTCACTCCCATTAACTCCAGCATTACAGGCTACCACGACGGCAGCATTGTCTCCAGTAGCCCCGTCAAGCCCATGCAGAGGCCCATGGCTACTCACCCAGACAAGGCCAAACTGGAGTGGATGAACAATGGTTACAACAACAGCGGGGGGAACTCCATCAACGGCATCAGTATCCTCCCCAGCTATCAGGACCTGGTTGACGACCACTTCCGGAAGCCCCATGCCTTCGCCATCCCTGGCCAGTCCTATCAGTCTCAGACGCGGCACTACGGCCGCCTGACACCCATCTCTCCGGTGCAGCAGCAGGCAGCCAGTATGGCCAACCTGAACAAGCAGGAGGGCTTCGCTGTGCCCGCCCCTCTGGACAACAAGGCCACCAGCACATCCTCAGCAGGCGGGACCTTCCGCTGTCGTAGTGTGAGCCCTGCCGTGCGACAGCGAAACCTGAGTGGCAACCAGGGCCTGCAGAACATCCCCCGAACAGTAGTATCCCCGTTCACCTCCCCCGTGATCCCCGAGATGATCAACATCTTCGCCAACAGCCATGGGGACGTCAGCGTCAGCAGCATGGCACAGAGGAGCCAGTCTGTGCCTGTCAATGTGATGATGCAGACAGAGGTGCTGCCCATGCAGGGCCAGACCAACAGCAAAAAGATCACCAACGTGCTCCTGAGCaagatggacggggacagtgacgACGCGGTGCGGGGCCTGGGCATCAACAACCTGCCGTCCAACTACACAGCCCGCATGAACCTCACCCAGATCTTAGAGACCACGCCCAGCTTCCCCAGCAGTGCCAACTACCAGACTCTGACTTCCAACGCTCCGAATGCGTACGAGTTTCAGAAGCCAGGTTACCTCATGAAGAACTCTAGGAACGAACAGATGAGTCTCTCAGCAGGTGACAGCCAAGCACAATCAGCTACTGGAGAAGAGCAGCATCAGCAGAGCCAGCCTATGCTGCTGGCCCAGAAACTTCAACAGCAGCAGCTAGATTTCAGCACCACTGTTAAAGACCTCTTAGCGGACGGCAGCCTTACTCCTGGCAATCGGCTCGTGAGACAGGTGTCAGAACTCAACGCTGTGGGGTCTGATTTTCGACTGACCTCTGATCTTTCCAGTAGCATCAATGACCTGAACAATTTGGACACAAACCTTCTGTTTGACCCCAATCAGCAGCAGGGACAATATGAAGACTCTACACTGGAGGAACTGAAGAATGATCCGCTGTTCCAGCAGATTTGCAGCGAGACTGCAAATTCCAATGGATTTGATTGGCTGGAAAGTAAAGACCAGCCCACAGTCGGGTTAATGGGTTAA